A single genomic interval of candidate division WOR-3 bacterium harbors:
- a CDS encoding pyridoxal phosphate-dependent aminotransferase gives MRLANRMERLGTETAFDVLCRAKELECSRTVIHLEIGEPDFATPRHIVEAAKQALDEGWTHYGPSAGLPELREAIADYAGRMRGVKFFPEQVVVTPGAKPVMAFAIMALVDTGDEVIYPNPGFPIYESMIEYMGGRPVPVRLREERNFRLDAEELAQMVNSRTKLIVINSPANPTGGVLTREDLRLIADTALKHNVWILADEIYSEIVYDHPFESIAQFTDVHPRLIILDGFSKTFAMTGWRIGYGIMPRDMAEKMARIETNINSCTATFIQRACLAALQGPKEPVEQMVAEFKRRRDFIVDGLNRLPGFRCLKPQGAFYVFPNIEGTGMDCKVLADRLLEEEGVACLAGTCFGKFGDGFLRFSYANSIENIGAALERIAQFLKRNR, from the coding sequence ATGCGACTGGCAAACCGGATGGAACGGCTGGGCACTGAAACCGCCTTTGATGTGCTCTGCCGGGCAAAGGAGCTGGAGTGCAGCCGGACTGTGATCCATCTGGAGATTGGCGAGCCCGATTTTGCCACTCCCAGGCACATCGTGGAGGCAGCAAAGCAGGCGCTGGATGAGGGCTGGACCCATTACGGTCCTTCTGCCGGACTGCCTGAGCTCCGGGAGGCGATTGCGGACTATGCCGGCAGGATGCGGGGGGTGAAGTTCTTTCCCGAGCAGGTGGTGGTGACGCCGGGTGCCAAGCCGGTGATGGCGTTTGCAATCATGGCGCTGGTGGACACGGGTGATGAGGTGATTTATCCCAATCCCGGCTTTCCGATCTATGAATCAATGATTGAATACATGGGTGGCAGGCCGGTGCCGGTACGGTTGCGGGAGGAGCGTAATTTCCGGCTGGATGCCGAGGAGCTGGCGCAGATGGTCAACAGCCGGACCAAGCTGATTGTGATCAATTCGCCGGCAAACCCGACGGGCGGTGTGCTGACCCGTGAGGACCTGCGGCTGATTGCCGATACCGCACTGAAGCACAATGTCTGGATTCTGGCGGATGAGATTTATTCCGAGATCGTTTATGATCACCCGTTTGAGTCCATTGCCCAGTTCACCGATGTCCATCCCCGGTTGATCATCCTGGACGGTTTTTCCAAGACCTTTGCCATGACCGGCTGGCGCATCGGCTATGGAATCATGCCCAGGGATATGGCGGAGAAGATGGCGCGGATTGAGACCAATATCAACTCCTGTACCGCTACTTTTATTCAGCGTGCCTGTCTGGCAGCACTTCAGGGGCCGAAGGAACCGGTTGAGCAGATGGTGGCGGAGTTCAAGCGGCGCCGGGATTTTATCGTTGACGGACTCAACCGCCTGCCCGGATTCCGCTGTCTCAAGCCGCAGGGTGCCTTCTATGTATTTCCCAATATCGAGGGCACCGGCATGGACTGCAAGGTGCTGGCGGACCGGCTGCTGGAGGAGGAGGGCGTTGCCTGTCTTGCCGGGACCTGTTTCGGCAAATTTGGTGACGGCTTTCTCCGGTTCAGCTATGCCAACTCGATTGAAAATATCGGCGCCGCTCTGGAGCGGATCGCACAGTTTCTGAAGCGGAACCGTTAG
- the scpB gene encoding SMC-Scp complex subunit ScpB — protein MEYPEPAEKTEPVAQPLEPVIEALLFAADAPVTLARLTEITGADDTAVREAIDRLNQTYAETGRAFRISRVAQGYQLYTLPEYADWIRRLYAHTRIQRLSAAALEVLAIIAYKQPITRPEIEQLRGVDCSAPLLTLLERGLIVTAGRAHRPGNPFLYRTTREFLRYFGLESLDELPRLEELGGFLAAREPESE, from the coding sequence ATGGAGTATCCGGAACCGGCAGAAAAGACTGAACCGGTGGCTCAGCCGCTGGAACCGGTAATTGAGGCGCTGCTTTTTGCTGCTGATGCACCGGTTACCCTTGCCCGGCTGACAGAAATCACCGGTGCCGATGATACCGCCGTTCGGGAAGCGATTGACCGGCTCAATCAGACTTATGCCGAAACCGGCAGAGCCTTCCGCATCTCCCGCGTCGCCCAGGGTTATCAGCTCTATACCCTGCCGGAATATGCCGACTGGATCCGCAGACTTTATGCCCACACCCGGATCCAGCGTCTGTCCGCTGCCGCGCTGGAGGTACTGGCAATCATCGCCTACAAACAGCCGATCACCCGGCCCGAGATTGAACAGCTGCGCGGGGTGGACTGCTCCGCACCCCTGCTGACCCTGCTCGAGCGGGGACTGATTGTCACTGCGGGCCGGGCACATCGTCCTGGCAACCCGTTTCTCTATCGCACCACCCGGGAGTTTCTGCGCTACTTCGGTCTGGAATCGCTTGATGAGCTGCCCCGGCTTGAGGAGCTGGGCGGATTTCTCGCCGCCCGGGAACCGGAATCTGAATAA
- a CDS encoding transketolase — translation MPIVDSRTGQVRKTYTAAELIQAANLMRGYNLIALCAAGSGHAGGTLSIMDITAALYLQVARHDPQNPFWEDRDRIIWSTGHKAPALYLGLGMAGYFPVEDVVRLRKLYAPYQGHPHWLKLPGVEISSGSLGQGLSVAVGIALAARLDRKSYRVYCITGDGEHQEGQIWEAVMEAGAFHLDNLCCILDKNRLQIDGWVKDVMNIDPIADKYRSFGWHVIEIDGHNMHQILSAFDKAAQHRGQPTVIIAHTTKGKGVSFMENVAGWHGKAPNKAEMVKGLQELGLHYRIDYEKLLKKAEEYQAEASAQLMAKVPKFSRDYFWNRQEKMKVEMKATRFGFGEALEEQGDDPRVCCIGADISSSITISRFYEKHPERMERWISVGIAEQSGTNVAAGLAKEGKLPVFGTYGVFAAGRNLDQLRTTVCYGNFNVLIAGAHGGVSVGPDGATHQALEDLFQICGLPNMHVCVPADALETKRATTHLLFEIKGPKYIRFAREATPVVTNERTPFVWGMPNVYRYRGEKELFIDAFEVTTADRYENEKEQLTIVACGPMVPEALRAAWILKEDFGIETRVINLHTLKSPSTHPHETIPNQRYLVQAALETGVILTAEEHQIGGLANRVSYVLHTAPELYGKPVAFGAIGVKDRFGESGQPWELMWEFEVSAEHIAARARELLALVQQPVVAAREAKTGGARKRTPTRKSRVKKEKSE, via the coding sequence ATGCCGATTGTTGATTCCAGGACCGGTCAGGTAAGAAAAACCTATACCGCGGCCGAGCTGATTCAGGCGGCAAATCTGATGCGTGGTTACAATCTGATTGCGCTGTGTGCCGCCGGTTCCGGCCATGCGGGCGGGACGCTGTCAATCATGGATATCACCGCCGCCCTCTATCTTCAGGTTGCCCGGCATGACCCGCAGAATCCGTTCTGGGAGGACCGGGACCGGATTATCTGGTCAACCGGCCATAAGGCGCCCGCGCTTTACCTCGGGCTGGGGATGGCGGGTTATTTTCCGGTTGAGGATGTGGTGCGACTGCGCAAGCTTTATGCTCCGTATCAGGGACATCCCCACTGGCTGAAGCTGCCCGGGGTGGAAATTTCCTCCGGTTCGCTCGGGCAGGGGCTTTCGGTGGCGGTCGGGATTGCCCTTGCCGCCCGGCTCGACCGCAAGAGTTACCGGGTCTACTGTATCACCGGTGACGGCGAGCATCAGGAGGGGCAGATCTGGGAGGCGGTGATGGAGGCGGGTGCCTTTCACCTGGACAATCTCTGCTGTATCCTCGACAAGAACCGGCTGCAGATTGACGGCTGGGTCAAGGATGTGATGAATATTGACCCGATTGCGGACAAGTACCGTTCCTTCGGCTGGCATGTGATTGAGATTGACGGCCATAACATGCATCAGATTCTCTCCGCATTTGACAAGGCGGCTCAGCACCGGGGTCAGCCGACGGTGATCATCGCCCATACGACCAAGGGTAAGGGTGTCTCCTTCATGGAGAATGTCGCCGGCTGGCACGGCAAGGCACCGAATAAGGCAGAGATGGTCAAGGGACTCCAGGAGCTCGGACTGCACTACCGGATTGATTATGAGAAACTGCTGAAGAAGGCGGAGGAGTATCAGGCAGAGGCAAGCGCCCAGCTGATGGCAAAGGTGCCGAAGTTCTCCCGGGACTATTTCTGGAACCGGCAGGAGAAAATGAAGGTGGAGATGAAGGCAACCCGGTTCGGATTCGGTGAGGCGCTGGAGGAGCAGGGCGATGATCCGCGGGTCTGCTGTATCGGGGCGGACATCTCGAGCTCCATTACCATCTCCCGGTTCTATGAGAAGCATCCGGAGCGGATGGAGCGCTGGATTTCAGTCGGCATTGCGGAACAGTCGGGAACCAATGTTGCCGCCGGGCTGGCAAAGGAGGGGAAACTGCCGGTATTCGGCACCTATGGCGTCTTTGCCGCGGGCAGAAATCTGGATCAGCTGCGGACCACGGTCTGCTACGGCAACTTCAATGTCCTGATCGCCGGTGCCCATGGCGGGGTTTCGGTCGGGCCGGACGGCGCCACCCATCAGGCGCTCGAGGATCTGTTCCAGATCTGCGGACTGCCGAATATGCATGTCTGCGTGCCGGCGGATGCCCTGGAGACCAAGCGGGCGACAACCCATCTCCTGTTTGAAATCAAAGGTCCGAAGTACATCCGGTTTGCCCGGGAAGCGACACCGGTCGTTACAAACGAGCGGACACCGTTTGTGTGGGGGATGCCCAATGTCTACCGTTACCGGGGTGAAAAGGAGCTGTTCATTGATGCCTTTGAGGTGACAACCGCGGACCGTTATGAGAATGAGAAGGAGCAGCTGACGATTGTCGCCTGCGGACCGATGGTGCCGGAGGCGCTGCGTGCCGCCTGGATCCTGAAGGAGGATTTCGGGATTGAGACCCGGGTAATCAATCTCCATACACTCAAGTCACCGTCAACCCATCCGCATGAGACGATTCCCAACCAGAGGTATCTTGTCCAGGCAGCCCTGGAGACCGGAGTGATTCTGACCGCTGAGGAGCATCAGATTGGCGGGCTGGCAAACCGGGTTTCCTATGTCCTGCACACGGCACCGGAACTGTATGGCAAGCCGGTGGCATTCGGAGCCATCGGTGTCAAAGACCGGTTTGGCGAGTCAGGTCAGCCGTGGGAGCTGATGTGGGAATTTGAGGTTTCCGCCGAGCATATTGCCGCCAGGGCACGGGAACTGCTGGCGCTGGTGCAGCAACCAGTGGTTGCGGCGCGGGAGGCTAAAACCGGAGGGGCAAGAAAGCGGACTCCAACCCGGAAGTCCCGGGTGAAAAAGGAAAAGAGCGAATAG
- a CDS encoding DUF4416 family protein codes for MTKPARLVLAVLARQPGLINTVEPELNHIFGPILLRSPVISWNFSRYYEPEMGPGLVRQWLLFEPPVLPYQLSQLKDKTMEIEDRFRDENGKRRLNLDPGILTLHNLVLATTKGYSHRIALTPKVYAEVTLIFHQGSYQPLPWTYPDYKTETCLNFLSACRRTLLAPTD; via the coding sequence ATGACCAAACCTGCCCGGCTGGTTCTGGCGGTCCTTGCCCGCCAGCCGGGACTGATCAATACCGTCGAACCGGAACTGAATCATATCTTCGGTCCGATCCTGCTCCGCAGCCCGGTCATCAGCTGGAACTTCTCCCGCTATTATGAACCGGAAATGGGTCCGGGCCTGGTCCGCCAGTGGCTTCTTTTTGAACCACCGGTTCTGCCTTACCAGTTAAGCCAGCTTAAGGACAAAACAATGGAAATTGAGGACCGGTTCCGGGATGAAAATGGTAAGCGCCGGCTCAATCTTGATCCGGGTATTCTGACCCTTCACAACCTGGTGCTTGCCACCACCAAGGGCTATTCCCACCGGATCGCCCTGACCCCGAAGGTATATGCGGAAGTTACGCTGATCTTTCATCAGGGTAGTTATCAGCCTCTGCCCTGGACCTATCCGGATTATAAAACCGAGACCTGCTTGAACTTTCTTTCGGCCTGCCGCCGAACCCTGCTGGCGCCGACTGACTAA
- the fsa gene encoding fructose-6-phosphate aldolase: MKIFIDSADIREIQEVAGWGILDGVTTNPTLVRKTGRPFRECVAEILRVVDGPVSVEAIAPDAEGMVREAEEWARLDPAKVTIKIPMGIEGLKAVRELARRQIMTNVTLVFSPNQALLACRAGATFISPFIGRLDDISHDGMELVRDIAAMIEYYDFATQVIAASIRHPLHVIEAMRAGAHIATIPYDVLKKMVQHPLTDAGIKKFYEDYQQIPKGKEG, from the coding sequence ATGAAGATTTTCATTGACTCAGCCGATATTCGTGAGATTCAGGAGGTGGCGGGCTGGGGAATCCTTGACGGCGTGACCACCAATCCGACACTGGTCAGGAAGACCGGCCGACCGTTCCGGGAGTGTGTGGCTGAGATTCTCAGGGTGGTGGATGGTCCGGTATCGGTGGAGGCGATCGCTCCGGATGCGGAGGGTATGGTCCGGGAAGCGGAGGAGTGGGCAAGACTGGACCCGGCAAAGGTAACAATCAAGATTCCGATGGGGATCGAGGGGCTGAAGGCGGTGCGCGAGCTGGCACGCCGGCAGATCATGACCAATGTGACACTCGTTTTTTCCCCGAATCAGGCACTTTTAGCCTGCCGTGCCGGTGCGACCTTCATCTCGCCGTTCATCGGCAGACTGGATGACATTTCCCATGACGGAATGGAACTGGTGCGGGATATTGCCGCAATGATTGAATACTATGATTTTGCCACGCAGGTGATCGCCGCCAGTATCCGCCATCCGCTCCATGTGATTGAGGCGATGCGGGCAGGCGCTCATATCGCCACCATTCCCTATGATGTGTTGAAGAAGATGGTGCAGCATCCATTGACCGATGCCGGGATCAAAAAGTTCTATGAGGATTATCAGCAGATTCCGAAGGGTAAGGAGGGTTAA